The Bacteroidia bacterium genome contains the following window.
TAGCTGGATATACACTAGTCTTGCTTCAAGTTTAATAATTTGCGGTCTTGTATTTATATTTTCAAAAGTTATAGCCAGTTTAATTTTGAAACAGTCAAAGTATTACGTGTTTTTTCAATATATTTCCATAGCAATATTTGCGAGCTTATTTAGTACTTACATCAACACTTTACTACGTATTCAACAAAAAGCTGTATTACTAGCCATTTTCAACACATTATCTGGGTTGCTAACAGTCGTTTTAACAATTATCTTTGTGATTTACACAAAAATGGGTTTAGAAGGAGTTTTTCTAGGAATTACTTCATCATATGTTATTATGGCAGTATTCTCTTTCGTATGGTTAAAAAAGTGGTTTTTTCCTGTCCACTTAGATATACACTTAATAAAAGATATGCTCACATATAGTTTGCCGGCTATTCCTGCTGGCATAGCCTACTGGGTATTGAACAACTCCTCTGGGTATTTTATAGATAATTTGTACAAAGATCGTTCCGAGGTGGGGCTGTATAATATTGCTAGCTCTATCGCATCATTGATAAGCTTAGTGGTTGGAGCTTTTCAGCAGGCTTGGGTACCTTTTGCAATGTCTATTCACAGGAATTCAAATTCTCGTCAAATATATGCCCGTGTATTGGTATTATATTGTATCGTAATAGGATTTTTAGCTTTACTTGTTGGAATATTCAGTTATGAAGTTTTAGTTATTTTTACACATGAAAGTTACTATTCAGCTAAGAACGTATCAGTAATTTTAGTTTATGCTCAAACTATAATAGGACTGACAGTAGTAGGGATGATAGGTAGCGCCATTCAAAAAACCATTTTACCTTTTGGGAAAATTGTTTTTGTTGGCTCTATCCTATTTGTAATTTTATGCTTGATACTAGTTCCTATGTATGGGAAAGAAGGTGCTGCATGCAGCAGTCTTATATCACAGATGATAATGCCTGCTTATGTTTTTTATCGTAGTCAAAGAGATTACTACATTCCGTATAATTTTGGGCTTGCCTTATCAATTTTAGGCTTAAGTGTTTTGCTTGCTATCGTTGGTACTGTGGTCTCATCGTTAGTATTTGATTCATTTTGGATACAAGTTGCAATAAAAGTAATATTGTGTGTAATATTTTTAATTTTCACATTGTATATAGCAAAAAATCAAGTTTTTAATCAACTATGAAAGTGTTAATTATTGTAGACAATCATGTTGATACAGATCCACGCGTCATAAATCAGTGGGAAGCTTTAAAAATGCACGCTCAAATATATTTTATGGCAAATAGCGTAAAAACTATTCCTTGCAAGCATTTCTTCAAATTATCAAAAATAACCCGAAAATATCAGTTTCATTACAACTATCCCTACTTTGTCCGAAAAGTGGTAACTCTATTTTTACTAACTTATAAAGCCTTATTAAAATTTATCGCAAGGTTTAAATATGAGAATCCTTATGAACGAAGATATTGGAAGCACGTAAAAAAAGACTTTTTGAACCACATTAAAAAAAATTATAGTTTTGATGTAATTATTGCTAATGATATAAACACATTACCCATTGCCGCCTTTTTGAAAAAAGACAACACAAAACTTATTTTTGATGCACATGAGTATTTTTTAGATGAAGATGAAACAGTTGAATTTAAAAAGCACGAAGTTCCTTACCTAAGATATTTAATTGACACTTATATTAGATATGTAGACGTGTTCATTACCGTGGGA
Protein-coding sequences here:
- a CDS encoding oligosaccharide flippase family protein, translating into MSTIRKLFSDSVVYGLAGAISKSINIFLVPIYTKIFTPADYGIINLVGNFYTLVFIISSLSLDTAVHRWFWDRENPEYRHKVVSSWIYTSLASSLIICGLVFIFSKVIASLILKQSKYYVFFQYISIAIFASLFSTYINTLLRIQQKAVLLAIFNTLSGLLTVVLTIIFVIYTKMGLEGVFLGITSSYVIMAVFSFVWLKKWFFPVHLDIHLIKDMLTYSLPAIPAGIAYWVLNNSSGYFIDNLYKDRSEVGLYNIASSIASLISLVVGAFQQAWVPFAMSIHRNSNSRQIYARVLVLYCIVIGFLALLVGIFSYEVLVIFTHESYYSAKNVSVILVYAQTIIGLTVVGMIGSAIQKTILPFGKIVFVGSILFVILCLILVPMYGKEGAACSSLISQMIMPAYVFYRSQRDYYIPYNFGLALSILGLSVLLAIVGTVVSSLVFDSFWIQVAIKVILCVIFLIFTLYIAKNQVFNQL